The Gillisia sp. Hel_I_86 genome has a segment encoding these proteins:
- a CDS encoding pyridoxal phosphate-dependent aminotransferase: MIQAERLNEVKEYYFSSKLREVRALEASGKPIINLGIGSPDLPPPVEVIKGLNDALANTAAHQYQPYKGTTDFRNAIKEFYSAHYSVGLDAEKEILPLMGSKEGILHISMAFLNEGDEVLIPNPGYPTYFSVTKLVGAEPVFYDLNGQGNWLPDLESLAKKDLSKVKLMWVNYPHMPTGASATKKVFQDLVAFAKKYHILIVNDNPYSFILNDHPISILEAEGAKEVALELNSLSKSFNMAGWRIGMLCGNEDNLNSVLKVKSNMDSGMFFPLQAGAAIALRLPKEWFNELNTIYGTRKKLVLELASKLNCIPEKDQTGMFVWAKVPLDTTSELFVDRLLHTYDLFATPGFIFGDQGEGYIRFSLCTTEEKIKEAINRIK; the protein is encoded by the coding sequence ATGATCCAAGCAGAACGATTGAACGAGGTAAAGGAATACTATTTTTCTTCAAAATTGCGGGAAGTAAGGGCGTTGGAGGCCTCTGGGAAACCAATTATCAACTTGGGCATAGGAAGCCCGGATCTTCCTCCACCCGTAGAAGTGATAAAAGGTTTAAATGATGCCTTAGCAAATACGGCAGCGCATCAATACCAGCCTTATAAGGGAACTACAGATTTTAGAAATGCGATAAAAGAATTTTATAGTGCCCACTACTCGGTTGGTCTTGATGCAGAAAAAGAAATTCTTCCCCTAATGGGGAGCAAAGAAGGGATTTTACATATTTCTATGGCTTTTCTTAACGAAGGCGATGAGGTTTTAATTCCAAATCCTGGATATCCCACTTATTTTTCGGTTACCAAACTAGTTGGTGCAGAACCTGTTTTTTATGATCTGAATGGACAAGGCAATTGGTTGCCCGATTTGGAGAGTTTAGCAAAGAAAGATCTTAGTAAGGTAAAATTGATGTGGGTGAACTATCCCCATATGCCAACCGGGGCTTCGGCAACAAAAAAGGTATTTCAGGATCTGGTAGCATTTGCAAAAAAGTATCATATCCTCATCGTAAACGATAATCCATATAGCTTCATTCTTAACGATCACCCTATTAGTATTTTGGAAGCAGAAGGAGCTAAGGAGGTAGCACTGGAATTAAATTCGCTTAGCAAAAGTTTTAACATGGCCGGATGGCGAATAGGAATGCTATGTGGAAATGAGGATAATTTAAATTCCGTTTTAAAAGTGAAATCCAATATGGATAGCGGCATGTTTTTTCCTTTGCAAGCGGGAGCAGCCATAGCTTTGCGTTTACCCAAAGAATGGTTTAACGAATTGAATACTATTTATGGAACACGAAAGAAATTGGTATTGGAACTAGCTTCAAAATTGAACTGTATTCCGGAAAAGGATCAAACCGGGATGTTTGTATGGGCAAAGGTGCCGTTGGATACCACATCGGAATTATTTGTAGATCGTTTATTGCATACCTATGATCTGTTTGCAACTCCTGGTTTCATTTTTGGCGATCAAGGCGAAGGATATATACGCTTCTCCCTTTGTACTACAGAGGAGAAAATTAAGGAAGCAATTAATAGAATTAAATAA
- a CDS encoding prephenate dehydrogenase, whose translation MRVHIIGVGLIGGSFAIDIRNAFSGVQLVGVDNNPDHLQQALSLGIIDKVEELNDVRSSDLVIVAVPVDVSIPLIKQVLDVVEDHTLVIDTGSTKGKLCEALSTHPNRRNFLAAHPISGTEFSGPQAAIKDLYRNKTNIICEVEKTAFKLQERALALFQKLGMRICYMDPKSHDRHIAYVSHLSHISSFMLGKTVLEKEKNERNIFDLAGSGFASTVRLAKSSPAMWSPIFEQNKENVVEILTEYIQNLNMFKDLLENNDFEGVYNEMEKTNHIKTILNGIN comes from the coding sequence ATGAGAGTACATATTATAGGTGTGGGCCTCATAGGCGGATCGTTCGCTATCGATATTAGAAATGCATTTTCTGGAGTGCAGTTGGTTGGTGTAGATAATAATCCAGATCATCTTCAACAGGCATTGTCCTTAGGAATCATTGATAAGGTTGAAGAATTAAACGATGTTAGGTCCTCAGACCTGGTAATTGTGGCGGTGCCCGTAGATGTGAGTATTCCACTTATTAAACAGGTGTTGGATGTCGTAGAAGATCACACCTTGGTGATCGATACCGGATCTACTAAAGGCAAGCTCTGCGAGGCTTTAAGCACTCATCCAAATCGTCGTAATTTCTTGGCTGCGCATCCCATTTCGGGCACAGAGTTTTCCGGACCACAAGCAGCAATAAAGGATCTTTACAGGAATAAAACAAATATTATATGTGAAGTAGAAAAAACGGCATTCAAATTACAGGAAAGAGCATTGGCGCTTTTCCAGAAATTAGGAATGAGAATATGTTACATGGACCCAAAATCCCATGACAGGCATATTGCTTATGTTTCACATTTATCGCATATAAGTTCCTTTATGCTTGGAAAAACAGTTTTGGAAAAAGAAAAAAACGAACGCAACATATTTGATCTTGCCGGTAGTGGTTTTGCTTCAACTGTAAGATTGGCCAAAAGCTCTCCTGCTATGTGGTCTCCCATTTTTGAGCAAAACAAAGAAAATGTGGTGGAGATTTTAACCGAATATATTCAGAACCTCAATATGTTTAAAGATTTATTGGAGAACAACGACTTTGAAGGAGTCTATAATGAAATGGAGAAGACAAACCATATCAAAACCATATTAAACGGAATCAATTAA